In one window of Gemmatimonadota bacterium DNA:
- a CDS encoding 4Fe-4S dicluster domain-containing protein, whose amino-acid sequence MSAGATGGPPTPAASPFAALDPCVHCGFCLPACPTYLATGDEADSPRGRIVLMRALERGEIAPTDQAMLQHLDACLGCRGCEPVCPAGVGYGRGLEAARTLLARERGFRPLARLVLAVFARTWAWRAIFGAARLLREAGVASLLASDRRFGLAMLAATAPARRGAARPVVGGAAAPGPTVALFRGCVMDALFDHVHAATRRTLEANGYTVREAPGQVCCGALHDHAGDPESARALARRNLAAFGAEADIIVVNSAGCGALLKDYGHLLGDAAAAAFAARVRDVSELLAERGPRPGGALALDVAYDAPCHLQHAQRVHEPVLALLRAIPDLRLALLPGHDRCCGSAGIYSLLEPAMSQMVLQAKVEGIAAAMPRPAFVVTGNPGCLMQIGGGLAAAGLPIRVAHPVELLDWSYAAGGVYEGGKAVRR is encoded by the coding sequence GTGAGCGCCGGCGCCACCGGCGGGCCACCGACGCCCGCCGCCTCACCGTTCGCCGCGCTCGACCCGTGCGTGCACTGCGGGTTCTGCCTGCCGGCCTGCCCCACCTACCTGGCCACTGGCGACGAGGCCGACAGCCCGCGGGGCCGCATCGTCCTCATGCGCGCGCTGGAGCGGGGGGAGATCGCGCCCACCGACCAGGCGATGCTGCAGCATCTCGACGCCTGCCTGGGCTGTCGTGGCTGCGAGCCGGTCTGCCCGGCGGGCGTGGGCTATGGCCGCGGCCTCGAAGCGGCGCGGACCCTGCTGGCGCGGGAGCGGGGCTTCCGGCCGCTGGCGCGCCTGGTGCTCGCGGTCTTTGCCCGGACCTGGGCCTGGCGGGCCATCTTCGGCGCCGCGCGGCTGCTGCGCGAGGCCGGGGTGGCCAGCCTGCTGGCCTCGGACCGGCGGTTCGGCTTGGCCATGCTCGCGGCGACCGCGCCGGCCCGGCGCGGCGCGGCCCGCCCGGTCGTGGGTGGGGCGGCCGCTCCCGGGCCGACGGTAGCGCTCTTCCGCGGCTGCGTGATGGACGCGCTCTTCGACCACGTGCACGCGGCCACCCGGCGCACCCTCGAGGCCAACGGCTACACCGTGCGGGAGGCGCCGGGCCAGGTCTGCTGCGGGGCCCTGCACGACCATGCCGGCGATCCCGAATCCGCCCGCGCGCTGGCGCGACGCAACCTCGCGGCCTTCGGCGCGGAAGCCGACATCATCGTGGTCAACAGTGCCGGCTGCGGCGCGCTGCTCAAGGATTACGGCCACCTCCTCGGCGACGCCGCGGCGGCGGCGTTCGCGGCCCGGGTCCGCGACGTGAGCGAACTCCTCGCCGAGCGCGGCCCCCGCCCTGGTGGCGCCCTCGCGCTCGACGTGGCCTACGACGCGCCCTGCCACCTGCAGCACGCCCAGCGGGTGCATGAGCCGGTGCTGGCGCTGCTCCGCGCCATCCCGGACCTCCGGCTGGCGCTGCTGCCGGGCCACGACCGCTGCTGCGGCAGCGCGGGGATCTACTCCCTCCTCGAACCGGCAATGTCGCAGATGGTGCTGCAGGCCAAGGTGGAGGGCATCGCCGCCGCGATGCCCCGCCCCGCGTTCGTCGTCACCGGCAACCCGGGCTGCCTGATGCAGATCGGCGGCGGGCTCGCGGCCGCCGGGCTCCCCATCCGGGTGGCACACCCGGTGGAGTTGCTGGACTGGTCGTACGCGGCGGGGGGGGTGTATGAGGGCGGTAAGGCGGTAAGGCGGTAA
- a CDS encoding HAD family phosphatase, producing MPRAILFDFNGVIVNDEPQHCEALIATLASYGYPLDREGYYRDYLGFDDRECFRFTFERMGRPADAAQLHEAIERKAVLYERAIRASLELVPGSAGFIRAAAAAGYRLAVVSGALRREIDLVLSAANLQEHFPVVVAAEDVDQCKPDAQGYRAAQQALGVAPEHCVVIEDSLPGLEAARRAGARCAMITTSHPAADLAGADLVWDSLEGHHPDDLPWRS from the coding sequence ATGCCCCGCGCCATCCTGTTCGACTTCAACGGCGTCATCGTCAACGACGAGCCGCAGCATTGCGAAGCCCTGATCGCCACCCTGGCGAGCTACGGCTATCCCCTCGATCGCGAGGGGTACTATCGCGACTACCTCGGCTTCGACGATCGGGAGTGCTTCCGCTTCACCTTCGAGCGCATGGGACGCCCGGCCGACGCGGCGCAGCTGCACGAGGCCATCGAACGGAAGGCGGTGCTGTACGAGCGGGCCATCCGCGCCTCCCTCGAGCTGGTGCCCGGGTCCGCCGGCTTCATCCGCGCCGCCGCCGCGGCCGGCTACCGGCTGGCGGTGGTCTCAGGCGCGCTGCGGCGGGAGATCGACCTGGTGCTCAGCGCCGCCAACCTGCAGGAACACTTCCCCGTGGTGGTGGCCGCCGAGGACGTGGACCAGTGCAAGCCCGACGCGCAGGGCTACCGCGCGGCGCAGCAGGCCCTCGGCGTGGCCCCGGAGCACTGCGTGGTCATCGAAGACTCCCTCCCCGGCCTCGAGGCGGCGCGGCGCGCCGGTGCCCGCTGCGCCATGATCACCACGTCGCACCCCGCCGCCGACCTCGCCGGCGCCGACCTGGTCTGGGACTCCCTCGAGGGCCATCACCCGGACGACCTGCCATGGCGGAGCTGA
- a CDS encoding NAD-dependent epimerase/dehydratase family protein, which produces MIFLTGGSGLLGLHILEDQRHRGGEVLALARGAPAAATLAARGARPLHGDVSDPAAWDRVEGVRGIVHAAAVIAGGGGWSDYEAVNVHAARLAARRARALGVPLVHLSSIAVYGDAAGDEGPGAVAEDYPFGSRTRGNYYARSKRLAEDAVREEMARGLQAVILRPCVVYGEGDRLFLPNVVRHARRGFFPLVGSGRLPLVLVHARNVAAAVALALDDPRALGGTFNVTSDGELTGETFVAGLAAGLGHPIRVVRIPTLLAEGGAAAADGIRRLLGRHFPGYRSAVRFLRGGNPYDARALATRLGWRPVVAHATALPAAVRDAARRPGP; this is translated from the coding sequence GTGATCTTCCTGACCGGCGGCTCCGGTCTGCTCGGCCTCCACATCCTCGAAGACCAGCGGCACCGCGGCGGCGAGGTCCTCGCCCTGGCCCGTGGCGCGCCCGCCGCCGCAACCCTGGCGGCCCGCGGTGCCCGTCCGCTGCATGGCGACGTGTCCGACCCGGCGGCCTGGGACCGGGTCGAGGGCGTCCGGGGGATCGTGCACGCCGCCGCGGTGATCGCGGGCGGCGGCGGGTGGTCCGACTACGAGGCGGTGAATGTCCACGCCGCCCGCCTCGCGGCGCGACGTGCCCGCGCCCTGGGCGTCCCCCTGGTCCACCTCTCGTCCATCGCGGTCTACGGGGACGCCGCCGGTGACGAGGGCCCCGGCGCCGTCGCGGAGGACTACCCCTTCGGGTCGCGGACCCGGGGGAACTACTACGCCCGGTCCAAGCGGCTGGCGGAGGACGCGGTCCGGGAGGAGATGGCGCGCGGCCTCCAGGCGGTGATCCTCCGGCCCTGCGTGGTCTATGGCGAGGGCGATCGCCTCTTCCTGCCCAACGTGGTGCGCCACGCCCGGCGCGGCTTCTTCCCCCTCGTGGGCAGCGGCCGCCTGCCGCTGGTGCTGGTCCACGCCCGGAACGTGGCCGCGGCGGTGGCCCTGGCGCTGGACGATCCCCGGGCCCTGGGCGGCACCTTCAACGTGACGAGCGATGGCGAGCTGACCGGCGAGACCTTCGTGGCGGGGCTGGCAGCGGGGCTGGGCCACCCGATCCGGGTGGTGCGCATCCCGACCCTCCTGGCGGAGGGTGGGGCGGCGGCGGCAGACGGGATCCGCCGACTGCTGGGCCGGCACTTCCCGGGCTACCGGTCGGCCGTCCGGTTCCTCCGCGGGGGGAATCCCTACGATGCCCGCGCCCTGGCTACCCGCCTGGGGTGGCGCCCGGTGGTGGCACACGCCACCGCCTTGCCCGCCGCCGTGCGGGATGCCGCGCGCCGCCCTGGCCCCTGA
- a CDS encoding magnesium chelatase, translating to MTTLPLTFGDLKGSPWADAPLRSRPVRDELRGNLLRLLARGEPLFPGIVGYEDTILPQLTNALLARHHFILLGLRGQAKSRILRQLTRFLDERVPIVAGSEVNDDPFAPISKYARERLEELGDRTPIAWLPRDQRYVEKLATPDVTVADLIGDVDPIKAARGGHLLSDELTMHFGLLPRANRGIFAINELPDLSGKVQVGLFNIMQEGDVQIKGYPVRLPLDVLLAYTANPEDYTARGKIITPLKDRIGSEIITHYPRSVELGMAITAQEAWTGRGGQPVEVPDFVREVVERVAFEAREDKRVDRRSGVSQRLPISVLEHALSNAERRALLGGEPVVVPRISDIYAAVPSITGKLELEYEGEMQGGDTIARELVRRAAGRTLEERMGEIGLDGVVGWFDGGGALKVRGDEKTDLCLKGFAVVPGLVDAAVAGGLARRDQSGVLVAACELILEGLAAEKRISRNEELGYTRARPERKDPMGGHGHGKGGLL from the coding sequence ATGACCACCCTCCCGCTGACCTTCGGGGACCTCAAGGGCTCCCCCTGGGCGGACGCCCCCCTCCGGTCCCGGCCCGTCCGGGACGAGCTCCGCGGCAACCTGCTCCGCCTGCTGGCGCGCGGGGAGCCGCTCTTCCCCGGCATCGTGGGGTACGAGGACACGATCCTCCCCCAGCTGACCAATGCCCTCCTGGCCCGCCACCATTTCATCCTGCTCGGCCTCCGGGGCCAGGCCAAGAGCCGCATCCTGCGGCAGCTGACCCGGTTCCTGGACGAGCGGGTGCCGATCGTGGCGGGCAGCGAGGTGAACGACGACCCCTTTGCGCCCATCTCCAAGTACGCGCGGGAGCGGCTGGAGGAACTGGGCGACCGCACCCCGATCGCGTGGCTGCCCCGCGACCAGCGCTACGTCGAGAAGCTGGCCACCCCTGACGTGACCGTGGCCGACCTGATCGGCGACGTGGACCCGATCAAGGCGGCGCGTGGCGGGCACCTGCTCTCCGACGAGCTCACCATGCACTTCGGCCTGCTGCCCCGGGCCAACCGCGGGATCTTCGCCATCAACGAGCTGCCGGACCTCTCGGGCAAGGTGCAGGTGGGGCTCTTCAACATCATGCAGGAAGGCGACGTCCAGATCAAAGGCTACCCCGTGCGCCTGCCGCTGGACGTGCTGCTGGCCTACACCGCCAATCCCGAGGACTACACCGCGCGCGGCAAGATCATCACCCCGCTCAAGGACCGGATCGGCTCCGAGATCATCACCCACTACCCCCGCTCCGTGGAACTCGGCATGGCGATCACGGCCCAGGAGGCGTGGACCGGGCGGGGCGGACAGCCGGTGGAGGTGCCCGACTTCGTGCGGGAGGTGGTGGAGCGGGTGGCCTTCGAGGCCCGCGAGGACAAGCGGGTGGACCGGCGCTCCGGGGTGAGCCAGCGCCTGCCCATCAGCGTGCTGGAGCACGCCCTCTCCAACGCCGAACGCCGGGCCCTGCTGGGCGGCGAGCCGGTGGTGGTGCCCCGCATCAGCGACATCTACGCCGCGGTGCCCTCGATCACCGGAAAGCTCGAGCTGGAGTACGAGGGGGAGATGCAGGGCGGCGACACGATCGCGCGGGAGCTGGTCCGCCGCGCCGCCGGCCGCACGCTCGAGGAGCGAATGGGCGAGATCGGGCTCGATGGCGTGGTGGGCTGGTTCGACGGAGGCGGCGCCCTCAAGGTGCGCGGCGACGAGAAGACCGACCTCTGCCTCAAGGGCTTCGCCGTGGTGCCGGGGCTGGTGGATGCCGCGGTGGCCGGCGGCCTGGCCCGGCGCGACCAATCGGGGGTCCTGGTGGCCGCCTGCGAACTGATCCTCGAGGGACTCGCGGCGGAGAAGCGCATCAGCCGGAACGAGGAGCTGGGCTACACCCGCGCCCGGCCCGAGCGGAAGGACCCGATGGGCGGGCATGGCCACGGGAAGGGCGGCCTGCTCTAG
- a CDS encoding glycoside hydrolase, which yields MVGYYPGDASAVHAYPVGDLTHLIYSFGHLQGAALAIDSVAARTTIPALVALKRRHPDLKVLLSLGGWGGCGPCSEVFATDSGRRAFARSVGRLGDSLGTDGIDLDWEYPAIPGFPGHRHDPADREHFTALVAALREALGPRGEITFAAGGFTEYLQASVDWARVMPLVDRVHLMSYDLVHGVSTRTGHHTPLYSTPAQVESVDHAVRLLDSLGVPRRKVVIGAAFYARVFGEVDPVDGGRYRPGRFVRGVSWRGLAQGLGPGFVRQWDSVAAAPWAYDAAAREYATYDDPRSVRLKTRYALDHGLGGIMFWQLLDDLPAGGLLEAITRERRGPR from the coding sequence GTGGTCGGCTACTACCCGGGCGATGCCAGCGCGGTGCATGCCTATCCCGTCGGCGACCTCACGCACCTCATCTACAGCTTCGGGCACCTGCAGGGCGCGGCGCTGGCCATCGACAGCGTGGCCGCCCGCACCACCATTCCCGCCCTGGTGGCGCTCAAGCGGCGGCACCCGGACCTCAAGGTGCTGCTGTCGCTGGGGGGGTGGGGGGGCTGCGGGCCCTGCTCGGAGGTCTTCGCCACCGACAGCGGTCGCCGCGCCTTTGCGCGTTCGGTGGGGCGGCTCGGCGACTCGCTCGGGACCGACGGGATCGACCTCGACTGGGAGTACCCCGCCATCCCGGGATTCCCCGGGCACCGCCACGATCCCGCCGACCGGGAGCACTTCACCGCGCTGGTGGCGGCGCTCCGCGAGGCGCTCGGCCCGCGCGGCGAGATCACGTTCGCCGCGGGCGGCTTCACCGAGTACCTGCAGGCGTCGGTGGACTGGGCGCGGGTGATGCCCCTGGTGGACCGGGTGCACCTGATGAGCTACGACCTCGTGCATGGCGTCAGCACGCGGACGGGGCACCATACCCCGCTCTACAGCACGCCCGCGCAGGTGGAGTCGGTGGACCACGCCGTGCGGCTGCTCGATTCGCTGGGGGTGCCGCGGCGGAAGGTGGTGATCGGCGCCGCGTTCTACGCCCGGGTGTTCGGGGAGGTGGATCCGGTCGATGGAGGGCGGTACCGCCCGGGGCGGTTCGTGCGGGGGGTGAGCTGGCGCGGCCTGGCGCAGGGTCTCGGGCCGGGGTTCGTCCGGCAGTGGGACTCGGTGGCCGCCGCCCCGTGGGCCTACGACGCGGCCGCGCGGGAGTACGCCACCTACGACGATCCCCGCTCCGTCCGGCTCAAGACCCGCTACGCCCTCGACCACGGGCTCGGGGGGATCATGTTCTGGCAGCTGCTCGACGACCTGCCGGCCGGCGGCCTGCTCGAGGCCATCACCCGGGAGCGACGCGGCCCCCGGTAA
- a CDS encoding cytidylate kinase-like family protein, with protein MLITLSRQYGAGGSEVARLVADGLGWSVLDNEIVDRVAQRAGVAPEVVALEDERAPTFVERLAQALAASSQEYAVPELGIALRPGEPDLVRLTELVVHEAAVQGRVVLVGRAAPAVLGTAIQALHVKVIAARPFRIQLGMQASGLEARAAEQLMDDTDARRARYHREHYGRDWDDPSHYHMVLNTGLLGLDGAAGIILARARALGW; from the coding sequence ATGCTGATCACCCTGTCCCGGCAGTATGGCGCCGGTGGCTCCGAAGTAGCCCGGCTGGTGGCCGATGGGCTCGGCTGGAGCGTGCTCGACAACGAGATCGTGGACCGGGTGGCCCAGCGTGCCGGGGTGGCGCCGGAGGTGGTGGCCCTCGAGGACGAACGGGCGCCGACCTTCGTGGAGCGGCTGGCGCAGGCCCTCGCCGCGTCCTCCCAGGAGTACGCGGTCCCCGAGCTGGGCATCGCGCTCCGGCCCGGGGAGCCCGACCTGGTCCGCCTGACCGAGCTGGTGGTGCACGAGGCGGCGGTGCAGGGCCGCGTGGTGCTGGTGGGGCGTGCGGCCCCGGCGGTGCTGGGCACGGCCATCCAGGCGCTGCACGTGAAGGTGATCGCCGCCCGGCCGTTCCGGATCCAGCTCGGCATGCAGGCCTCCGGCCTCGAGGCCCGCGCGGCGGAGCAGCTGATGGACGACACCGACGCCCGCCGCGCGCGGTACCATCGCGAGCACTACGGCCGCGACTGGGACGACCCGTCGCACTACCACATGGTGCTCAACACCGGCCTGCTGGGCCTCGACGGCGCCGCCGGCATCATCCTCGCCCGGGCCCGTGCGCTCGGCTGGTAG
- a CDS encoding MFS transporter produces MKRISYYTPYLSFVLPGAQNPFHALRHRNFRLFSIGQFISLAGTWMQVVALGWLVLELTDSPFYVGLVSTLTSLPILLFTLWGGVLADRVHRRRALILLQSLMLGDALALALLTVTDHVTVGWVMALALVHGTSAAFEVPIRQAFIVEMVGKDDLMNAIALNSSNFNLTRIFGPALAGGIVAWIGVAPCFFINAASFLAVIACLLLMDDSGGAVPASGRSALSTLREGTRFVVETPLPRALLTLTALYAIFGFAFISMLPVFARDVLHTGAEGYGGLMTAVGVGASVGALGMAAIGHRFARLRIIRSAGMVFALTLAATALVDRWWFAAVALAVAGCAMILNNVSTNTQLQMTAPDHLRGRVMGFYSLMVLGMAPFGSLQAGWVSEHLGVPMCLALGALVTAAGTLWLVRPGGVPAPPSGAAGAGA; encoded by the coding sequence GTGAAGCGCATATCCTACTATACACCTTACCTTTCGTTTGTGCTCCCCGGCGCCCAGAACCCCTTCCACGCCCTCCGCCACCGGAACTTCCGGCTCTTCTCCATTGGCCAGTTCATCTCCCTGGCCGGGACCTGGATGCAGGTGGTGGCCCTCGGCTGGCTGGTCCTCGAGCTGACCGACTCCCCGTTCTACGTCGGGCTGGTGAGCACCCTCACCTCACTGCCGATCCTGCTGTTCACGCTCTGGGGCGGGGTCCTCGCCGACCGCGTGCACCGGCGCCGGGCGCTCATCCTGCTCCAGTCGCTGATGCTGGGCGATGCCCTGGCCCTGGCGCTCCTCACCGTGACCGATCACGTGACGGTGGGGTGGGTCATGGCGCTGGCGCTGGTGCACGGCACGTCGGCCGCGTTCGAGGTGCCGATCCGGCAGGCGTTCATCGTGGAGATGGTGGGCAAGGACGACCTCATGAACGCCATCGCGCTCAACTCGTCCAACTTCAACCTCACCCGCATCTTCGGGCCGGCGCTCGCGGGGGGGATCGTCGCCTGGATCGGCGTGGCCCCCTGCTTCTTCATCAACGCCGCGAGCTTCCTGGCGGTGATCGCCTGCCTGCTGCTCATGGATGATTCCGGTGGCGCGGTGCCCGCGTCGGGGCGCTCGGCGCTCTCCACCCTGCGCGAGGGCACCCGCTTCGTGGTGGAGACCCCGCTTCCCCGGGCGCTGCTCACCCTGACGGCCCTGTACGCCATCTTCGGCTTCGCGTTCATCAGCATGCTGCCGGTCTTTGCCCGCGACGTGCTGCACACGGGGGCCGAGGGGTACGGCGGCCTGATGACCGCGGTGGGGGTGGGCGCAAGCGTCGGGGCCCTGGGCATGGCGGCGATCGGGCACCGGTTTGCCAGGCTCCGGATCATCCGATCGGCCGGGATGGTCTTTGCCCTGACGCTCGCCGCCACCGCGCTGGTGGACCGGTGGTGGTTCGCGGCGGTGGCGCTGGCGGTGGCGGGCTGCGCCATGATCCTCAACAACGTCAGCACCAATACCCAGCTGCAGATGACGGCGCCGGACCATCTCCGTGGCCGGGTCATGGGGTTCTATTCGCTCATGGTGCTGGGCATGGCGCCCTTCGGGTCGCTCCAGGCCGGGTGGGTCTCGGAACACCTGGGGGTGCCCATGTGCCTGGCCCTGGGCGCGCTGGTCACGGCCGCTGGCACCCTGTGGCTGGTGCGGCCGGGGGGTGTGCCGGCGCCCCCGTCTGGCGCCGCCGGGGCCGGCGCGTAA